In Leptospiraceae bacterium, a genomic segment contains:
- a CDS encoding HDOD domain-containing protein yields the protein MDLKLSEIKIPPLPTVTIKVMLFDITDPANGIHELEKLINPDKGITSELLRIANSAFYGRSGSVKNLRDAITLMGIKTVKNLVILQSTKNIAARLKGDVYKTHLQILSILTALIAFDLGTPLGFKKTREDLFLCGLLHKIGMTILAVNYPKEYQELLKDSESGDKTLLALETEKLGINFIELSLKVFEFWKIPQMLADVVAAQTFSKEEISKVSDNDRLVRLADILARKMLSLHVSPEIEELELALFKHYEAPEELINLFHTDYFENIQDHPFFELAT from the coding sequence ATGGACCTGAAACTTAGTGAAATAAAGATTCCTCCTCTACCTACAGTAACAATAAAAGTTATGTTATTTGACATAACCGATCCGGCCAACGGAATTCATGAATTAGAAAAGCTCATCAATCCGGATAAAGGAATAACTTCAGAGCTTCTTAGAATTGCAAACTCAGCGTTCTATGGTCGCTCCGGTTCTGTAAAAAATTTGAGAGATGCCATTACTTTGATGGGTATTAAAACCGTGAAAAACCTGGTAATCCTGCAAAGTACTAAAAATATTGCTGCGAGGTTAAAGGGGGATGTCTATAAAACCCACCTGCAAATTTTGTCGATTCTTACTGCTTTAATTGCATTTGACCTTGGAACTCCTCTCGGTTTTAAAAAAACTCGCGAAGATCTGTTTCTTTGTGGCCTTTTACACAAGATAGGGATGACGATTCTAGCGGTGAATTATCCCAAAGAATACCAGGAACTATTAAAGGATTCAGAAAGTGGAGATAAAACACTTCTCGCCCTGGAAACCGAAAAATTAGGGATAAACTTCATTGAATTATCTCTGAAAGTTTTTGAATTCTGGAAGATCCCTCAAATGCTGGCAGATGTGGTAGCAGCTCAAACCTTTTCAAAAGAAGAAATTTCTAAAGTCAGCGATAACGATCGCCTGGTTCGATTAGCCGATATTTTAGCAAGAAAAATGTTAAGTCTTCATGTCAGTCCTGAAATAGAAGAGTTGGAACTCGCTCTCTTTAAACATTATGAAGCACCGGAAGAGCTAATAAACCTATTCCACACAGATTACTTTGAAAACATACAGGATCACCCTTTCTTCGAATTAGCCACCTGA
- a CDS encoding 3'(2'),5'-bisphosphate nucleotidase CysQ: MQSIYKNVLDRLLPKVFEAAEEVMKIYNSDFHVNWKKEGDPLTEADLKANSILSNFIHQNYPDDAILSEESADIEDRLHAKRVWIIDPIDGTREFVTKNPEFAISIALVEDRRSVLGVIFNPATGELICGIQNEGVFYRVLKQPFPNGSIPLHFSKNSDEPKKKPVCMVSFSESKEGIFQKLPLVNELFYIQPVGSVAYKLGLLAAGKCDLVFSVYPKNEWDICAGVGLLEAAGMKALELTSFDSILFNSYPPVVLNGLLAGKKELIENIQRSYKKEFQSFFRERS, translated from the coding sequence ATGCAATCCATATATAAAAATGTTTTAGACCGGCTTTTACCTAAAGTTTTTGAAGCTGCTGAAGAAGTGATGAAAATCTATAATTCAGATTTTCATGTCAATTGGAAAAAGGAAGGGGATCCCCTTACAGAGGCCGATCTAAAAGCGAATTCGATTCTATCCAACTTTATACATCAGAATTATCCGGATGATGCTATACTTTCAGAAGAATCCGCTGATATTGAGGATAGACTCCATGCGAAGCGGGTCTGGATTATCGATCCCATAGATGGAACCAGGGAATTTGTTACGAAAAATCCCGAGTTTGCCATTAGCATAGCCCTGGTTGAAGACCGCCGTTCTGTATTAGGGGTCATTTTCAATCCGGCAACAGGAGAGCTTATTTGTGGGATTCAAAACGAAGGTGTTTTTTACCGAGTACTTAAACAACCCTTTCCGAATGGTTCTATCCCCCTTCACTTTTCGAAAAATTCAGATGAACCAAAGAAAAAACCGGTTTGTATGGTTTCGTTCTCAGAATCTAAAGAAGGTATATTTCAAAAACTTCCACTGGTGAATGAGTTATTTTACATTCAACCGGTAGGTTCAGTAGCTTATAAATTAGGTCTTCTGGCTGCCGGTAAATGCGATCTGGTTTTTTCGGTGTATCCAAAAAATGAATGGGATATCTGCGCCGGAGTAGGTCTTTTAGAAGCCGCTGGAATGAAAGCACTTGAACTGACAAGTTTTGATTCTATTCTATTTAATTCTTACCCTCCTGTTGTTTTAAATGGCCTATTAGCGGGAAAAAAAGAACTTATAGAAAATATTCAGAGAAGCTATAAAAAAGAGTTTCAGTCTTTTTTTCGGGAACGTTCTTAG